The genomic segment CGGCCCAGGTGGTGCTGAGGACGCCGAGGGGGCGGCGCAGGCGGTCCGTCAGCGGCACGGCGAGCACCGGGCCCTCCAGCACCGGGACCCCCGTCGCCGCGGCGCGGGTGGCGGGATCGCGCACGGCCGCCGGGGCCGCGGCGAAGGAGCGGGCCGCGGCCTCGACGAGCGCGGGGGTGCGCGCGCCGTCCGGCAGCGGGTCGAGCAGGAGCACGTGGGCGCGGGTGCACCCGAGGGCGCGCGTGAGCGCCGCCGGCACCCGCCGGGTGATCTGGGCGGTGGACACGGCCGTGGACAGCAGCGCCGTGATCCGCTGCAGCAGCTCCAGGCGGCGGGCGCTGGCCTCGGCCTCCTCGAGGGCGCGGTGGGCGGAGCCGAGCAGGCGGGCGTTCTCCGCGGCCGTGGCGGCGTGGGAGGCGACCGCGAGGGCCGCCACCTCCGAGCGCTCGTCGAAGCGGCCCGGCTCGCGGTGCCCGAACAGCAGCGCCCCGATGACCCTGCCCTCGGGGGTGACGACGGGGACGGCGAGGTAGCTGCGCACCGGCACGTGCCCGTCGGGGACGCCGCCGGAGGCGTTGCCGCCGTAGCGCGGGTCGGTCAGGACGTCGGCGACCCGCACGGCCCCCCGCCCGGAGAAGGTCTGCGCGAACAGGGCGGTGTGCCGCACCGGCACCTCGTCCGGGAAGGCGGTGGAGGGCTCCCCGGAGAGCATGAAGACGTCGAGGCGGTCGCCCAGCTCGTCCTCGCCGCTGTGGAAGAACGCGCCGTACTGGGCGCCGGTCAGGCGCACGCCGGCGTCGGTGACGCTGCGCAGCGCCTCGTGCAGGTCCTGGCGGCCCAGCCGCGCCGCCATGGCCGCCAGCTCCAGGAGCTCCGCGGCGCCCGCCCCGCCGCCCGCGTCGCTCCGCGCCCCACCGAGCTCGTCCACGCACCCTCCCTCACTGGCTGTGCGTCTTCATCATCGCAAAGTGATGCCATCGCGGTGGCCAGACGTGACAACGGCCCGCTGGCGACCGACCCCGAGAGGTCGGCCGCCAGCGGGCCGGTGCGCGAGCGCGCGGGAACGGGTCCTACGGGCTCGTGGTGACCAGGTGCGTGGCGTGGTCGTAGGCGAAGGTGATCGGGCCGCCGCCGTGCTGCAGCGCGATGTTCGCCCCGTTCCGCGCCCCGCCGGCGCCGTAGTTCTCCTCCCACGCCCCGTCGATCGCCACCTTGTACTCGTAGGAGCCCGCCGGCAGGTCCGTGGTCAGGGTCCACAGCCCCGAGGCGGGGTCGAGGGTCATCTGCGCCTGCGGGCACTGCGGGTCCCAGTCGGCGGCGCAGCCCATCTCGGTGCCGAGGCTCCCGGGCACCGAGACGGCGCCGGGCTGGACGGCGGGCTCGGGCGCCGCGGCGGGCTCGGGGCCGACGACGGCCGAGGTGCCGGCCGCGGCGAGGTCCCCGGAGTGGGTCTGCAGCACGGCCCGGTACTCCAGCACGCTGCCCTGCGGCAGGTCGCGCACGTCGTGGAAGACCCGGTAGGGGGCGTTGTCGTCCGTGCCGAGCACCGTCCAGTCCTCGGTGCCGGCGGGGCGGTAGGCGAAGGTGACCTCGTCGAACCCGCCGCCGGGCACGTCCACGCCGACCTCGGCGCGCCCGCCCGCGGTCCCGCCGCTGGTGAACACCGGCTGGGGGGCCGCCTCGGTCTTCGCCAGCGGGGCCGCCGCGCGCCAGACCACCGCGGACAGCGGCGGCACGGTCACGGTGACCTCGCCGGTCGCGGTCGAGCGCACCCGAGCCGTGCCCGCGGGCCACAGCCCCTTGAACACCCGGCGCTCGTTGAACGTGTCGAAGGTGACCGTCTGCGCCTGCTCCGCGTTGTTGACGGCGACGAGGTACTCGCGGTCGTCCGCGTCGTCGATGCGGCTGAAGGCGTACACGCCGGCGCCGTCGCTGGCGTACCGGTGCACCTGGGCGCCGTCGGCGAGGGTCGGGTGCGCCTCGCGCAGGGCCGACAGCTCCGCCAGCCACCGGTACATCGGGTGCTCGGGGTCGAAGTTCGACTGCGCGGTCGTGGCGTCGGTGCCGATCAGGTCGTCGTCGTTGTAGGTCGCGACCTGGGAGGGGAACACGTCCTGGCGCGCGTCCTGGTCGCCGCCGTCCCCGGTGAAGCCCTGCTCGTCGCCGTAGTAGACGACCGGCTGGCCGCGGGTGAGGTACATCAGGGCGTGCGCCAGCCGGTCGCGCTGCAGCAGCTCCTCGCCCTCGGCGCCGCCCTCGCGCAGGAACATGCCGATGCGGCCCATGTCGTGGTTGCCGAGGAAGGTCGGCAGCGAGTACGCGTTGGAGTCGGCGTCGGTGTAGTGGTCGTCGAGCGCGTAGAAGTCCTGCAGCTGCCGCGTGGCCGCGCCGTTGCCGAAGGCCTGCGCCCGCGCCTGGAAGCCGAAGTCCAGCGTCGCCTGCAGCTGCGCCTCGGTGGTGTACTGGGAGAGGAACTCCGGGTCGGCGTCGTAGACCTCGCCGAAGGCGAAGAAGTCCTCGTTGCCGGCGGCCTCCGCCTGCTCCTGGATCGCGGGCGCGAACTCCTGCCAGAACTCGGTGTTCACGTGCTTGACGGTGTCGATGCGGAAGCCGTCGATGCCGAAGTCGACCCAGGCCCGGTAGACGTCCGTCATCCCGTCGACGACCTGCGGGTGCTCGGTGAACAGGTCGTCCAGGCCGACGAAGTCGCCGTACTGGTCCGACTCCCCGCCGTTGAACAGCGCGTTCCCGCGGTTGTGGTACAGCGTCGGGTCGTTCAGCCAGGCCGGGACCTTCACCTGCGCCTCCGCGGGCGCCACGACCGGCGTGTACGGGAAGGAGACCAGCGGGTCCAGCGCGGGGAAGACCTCGGTGCCGGCGAAGTCGCGGTCGTCGAAGGGGTTCCCGTCCGCGTCG from the Quadrisphaera sp. DSM 44207 genome contains:
- a CDS encoding alpha-amylase family glycosyl hydrolase, with the protein product MRRAAPPPARPAARRTLAGLATTAVALGLVQTAPAAADHTGVPSRVTLMGSLQSELGCAADWDEACTATDLTALAGSPGVFETVEDVPAGAYEYKVRLDGSWEESYGRGQENAPLVLEAPARLRFTYDHAAHAVSVAPAQGQPGLQPGDAALAGDSLREDLTRERFYFVMADRFENGDPANDTGGYGDDRLTSGYDPTHKGFYHGGDLKGIIDRLDYIEGLGTTAIWLTPSFKNKPVQGEGANTSAGYHGYWITDFTQIDPHLGTNEELEQLVDQAHARGIKVFFDIITNHTADVISYAEGSSDYITRQAEPYRDADGNPFDDRDFAGTEVFPALDPLVSFPYTPVVAPAEAQVKVPAWLNDPTLYHNRGNALFNGGESDQYGDFVGLDDLFTEHPQVVDGMTDVYRAWVDFGIDGFRIDTVKHVNTEFWQEFAPAIQEQAEAAGNEDFFAFGEVYDADPEFLSQYTTEAQLQATLDFGFQARAQAFGNGAATRQLQDFYALDDHYTDADSNAYSLPTFLGNHDMGRIGMFLREGGAEGEELLQRDRLAHALMYLTRGQPVVYYGDEQGFTGDGGDQDARQDVFPSQVATYNDDDLIGTDATTAQSNFDPEHPMYRWLAELSALREAHPTLADGAQVHRYASDGAGVYAFSRIDDADDREYLVAVNNAEQAQTVTFDTFNERRVFKGLWPAGTARVRSTATGEVTVTVPPLSAVVWRAAAPLAKTEAAPQPVFTSGGTAGGRAEVGVDVPGGGFDEVTFAYRPAGTEDWTVLGTDDNAPYRVFHDVRDLPQGSVLEYRAVLQTHSGDLAAAGTSAVVGPEPAAAPEPAVQPGAVSVPGSLGTEMGCAADWDPQCPQAQMTLDPASGLWTLTTDLPAGSYEYKVAIDGAWEENYGAGGARNGANIALQHGGGPITFAYDHATHLVTTSP